The Geothrix sp. DNA segment GTCTTCGTAGTGGACCTTGGTGGGGCGCCCCTTGGGCAGCTGGATGGCCTCCGGGGCCCAGGCGTCCAGCAGGCGCAGCGTGTCCGCCGGAAAGGCCTGGCGCAGGGCCGCGGACCAGTCCACGTCCTGGACCTCCCGCAGGGTGGACCGGCCCCGGCAGGCGCCGGCCAGGAGTGGCAGCCGCAGGTCCTCGGGCAGCTCCAGTTCCGGGCGATGCCGACGCAGGAAGGCCAGCCGGGCCAGCATGCGGGCAGGCACCTCGTCCAGCGGTCGATCCGCCAGGGCCTGCGCAAGCAGGTCCGCCACGCGTGGATCCGCCGGATCCGCGGGGCCACGGCTGACGTCGATGCTCAACCCGTCATAGCGGATCTCGGTCCTGCGCTCGACGCGACCGGCCGAGGCGTGGAACACCACGTCGTCGATGTCCTCCAGGCGCTCGGGGAAGGCCTCCAGCAGCCAGTCGGCCTCGCAGCGCGACGCCTGGCGGATGAGGGTCTGGCCGCCGGTACCCTGCTTCACGGCCTCGGCCTCCAGGGCCAGAATGAGGCCGGGCCGCCGCACGCGGCTGGCGGGGTCCAGCTTGGCGCCACCACCACCGGCGAAGGCGCAGGTGCCGTTGGCGGAGAGCTGTCCCACGCGGTCCGGATAGGCCAGGAGCAGGGCCTTCAGCAGGCGCGATTCCGCATCTGCGGGTTCGACCGGCGAGGGCAGGAGCCTGGTCAGGGATTGCACCGCCCGCCGCGCCCTCTGGACCGCCGCCACGTCCAGCCCTGCGGCCCGGCAGGCCCCGGCCCCGAAGCCGGCGGCTTCCGCCTCCTCGAACTGATCCAGGCGCAACAGCAGATCGGAGTCCGCGCCATGGCCGGTCTTCACGGGGGCCCGATCTAGTCCCTGCCGGGCCGAGAGGCTGCCGGTCTCCAGCAGGGCCGCGGCGCGCAGCGCCAGCTGGGGGATGCCCAGGTCCTCACCTGCCACGGCCAGCCGCGCCAAGCGCGAATGCAGGGGCAGGTCCGCCATGCGGCGGCCCACGGGGCTGAGGGCGCCATCCTCGAGGGCGCCGAGGCGGGTGAGGAGAATTTCCGCCGCGCCGATCGAGGTCGCGGGAGGCGCCTCGAACCAGTCCAGAGCCTCCGGATGGCCGATGCCCATGCCATGCAGGGCCAGCAGGGGCTCGGCAAGGTCCGAGCGCTGCAGCTCCGGGATGTCGAAGGCGGGCCGGGCCCCGAAGTCGGCCTCGGTGTACAGGCGCAGGCAGCGGCCCGGCCCCGTGCGGCCCGCGCGGCCCGTGCGCTGCACACAGCGGGCCTGACTGATGCGCACCGTGCGCAGGCCCGACAGACCCGACCAGGGCGAGTGCGAGGCCTCGCGTCCCAGGCCCGAATCAACCACGGCGCCGATGCCATCGAGGGTGACGGAGCTTTCCGCGACGTTGGTGCTGAGGATGATCTTGGGCGTGTCAGTGACTTCGAGGGCGTGGGCCTGGGCCTCCGGCGACAGCTCTCCATGCAGGGGCCGCAGGCTCAGGCCCCTGCGCCCCGCCACGGCCTCGCAGCCCTTCAGGCAGGCCCGGATCTCGGCGGCGCCCGGCAGGAACACCAGCGTGTGGGCCCGCAGGCCCTCCCCATAGAGGCGGTCGAGGGCCTCCGCCACCTGTTGCTCGACGGGCCGGTCATCGGGTCGCGGCAGGAAGGCCGTGTCCACGGGGAAGACCCGGCCCTCGCTCTTCATGACCGGCGCATCGAGGTAGGCGGCCACGGGGCCGGCGTCCAGCGTCGCGGACATCACCAGCAGCTTCAGATCGGGCCGCGTCTCCTGCTGGAGCCGGCGCAGCAGGGTGATGGCGAGGTCCGTGTGCAGGTGCCGCTCGTGGAACTCGTCCAGCACCACGGCACTGATGCCGCGCAGGCCAGGATCGCCGTGCAGGCGCCGCAGCAGCAGGCCCTCGGTGACGAAGCGCAGGCGCGTGGCCTTGGACACCTTCTGCTCGAAGCGCACGGCATAGCCCGCCCGCTGGCCCAGCAGCTCGCCCAACTCGTCCGCCACCCGCGTGGCGGCCAGGCGCGCAGCCAGGCGGCGGGGCTCCAGGATCCAGCACTCGCCCTCCCCCAGCAGGCCAGATTCCAGCAGGGCCGGGGGTACGCGGGTGGTCTTGCCCGCGCCGGGATCGGCCTGCAGCACCAGGTTCGGTCGCCGGCGCAGACTCTCCACGAGCCGCGGCAGCAGGGGATCGATGGGCAGGCTCAGGCGCATGACTGGCCCAGGGCAGCGAGGAAGGCGGCGGGATCGTCAACGGACACGGCCAGGCGCCGGGTCGGCCGACCCGGACCCAGCAGCCCCGTCACCTGGATGGGTTCCGAGAGCCTCAGCTCAAGAACGGCATTCCCCTTGGCCACCAGCTTCGCCACGCCCTTCATGTGGGCATGCCGGGCCCAGTCGTCTTCGAACTCGGGCAGGGGCGAGGCGGAAAGGACGCGGCTGACGGGGACGATGGCGGACTTCAGGAGGCCCAGATGCAGTTCGAGCCTGCCCTCGCGGAACTGATGCGGCCGGGCCTTGAGCGTGGCATAGAGCCCGACCAGCCAGAGCACCGCGTAGATCGTGGAGCCATGCAGCGTCCACCGCAGCCAGGGCGCCAGCCCCGTCGAGATCGCTCTCATCAGCAGGAAGTCACCGGGGATCATCAGCGGAACGGCCGGGAGAATGGCGCGCAGGGCGGCTTCGCGGTGGTGGGTGAAGCCCGCGGGCGCGGCCTCGCGGAAGCCCCCGAAGAGGAACCGGACCGCGCTGCCCAGCATCACCAGCTCCAGGGCCATGAGGCGGGCCGCGCGGGGCGGGACGAAGGCCTCGAAGGCAGTGGCGATGCGGTCCTCGGGCCAGATTCCGGGAAGCGCCCTGGCGGTCCGCCATGCCCTCATGGCCAGGATCAGGAGCAGCAGTTCAAGGATCAGCGCCGTGCCCACCCGCAGCTGGAGGGCCCGGTGCGAGGCTTGGGTGAGGACCAGCCCCAATCCCTCGGTCAGGATCAGCGCCGGAAGCAGGATCCGTGTGCCCGGGATCCGTCCAAGCCGCCAGTCGTGGACCAGCGTGACCAGTCGCATGGCCAGCAGCGTCAGCAGGGAAGTTGTGATCCAGGTCAGAGCCGGGTGCCTGGGTGCCCACAGACGCAAGACCAGAGCCACTCCGCCGAGGGCAAGGAAGAGTCCCCAGAGCAGGGACGAGGGGCGGACGCGCGAGGCCATATCTCCAGCCTAAGGCCTCCAGGCCCTTTCCTGCGGATCGCCCGGCGATCCGCCTCCCGCTGCCGCTGAGCGGCAGCGCTTCCGGGCCGCCTCGCGTAGAATGGGAGATTCGACGGGAGTGGTCATGGCAGGCATGGAAACGGCGGGCGTGGGCGGCAAGGTGGGCGGTGTCATGGACAGCCTGCGGGATGCCTACGGCGATACCCTGGTGGAGCTGGGGAACGAGGGCGCCAACATCATCGTGTTCGACGCGGATCTGGCCGGCTCCACCCGCACCAGCAAGTTCGCCAAGGCCTTCCCCGAGCGCTTCTTCAACATGGGCGCCGCCGAGCAGGGCATGGTGGCTGCCGCCGCCGGGGCCGCCACCACGGGCGTGGTGCCCTTCCTCAGCACCTTCGCCATGTTCGCCACGGGCCGCGCCTATGAGTTCGTGCGCCAGGCCGTGGGCGTGGGCCACCAGAACGTGAAGATCGTAGCCACCCACGCGGGCCTCACCGTGGGCGAGGACGGGGGCACCCACCAGTGCCTCGAGGACTTGGCCCTCATGCGGATGATCCCGGGCATGACCATTATCTCCCCCGCCGATGCCATCGAGACGAAGCAGGCCATCCGCTTCGCCTACGCCCACCAGGGCCCCGTCTATGTCCGCCTCACCCGCGACAAGTTCCCCCGCATCCACGGTTCGGACTACCGCTTCGAGGCCGGCAAGGCCGTGGTGATGCGGCCTGGCAAGGATGTCCTGCTGGTGGGCTGTGGCCTGGGCACCTCCATCTGCCTGGAGGCCGCGGAGCTGCTGGCTGTCGACGGCATCGAGGCTACCGTGCTGCACACGCCCACCATCAAGCCCTTCGACCGCGAGACGCTCATCGCGCTGGCGAAGACCCACCGGGCCGTCGTCACCTGCGAAGAGCACCAGGCCCACGGCGGCCTGGGCGGCATCGTGGCGGAGATCCTCTCGGAAGCCCACCCCATGCCCGTGCACCGCGTGGGCGTGCAGGACCAGTTCGGCCAGAGCGGCAAGCCCGAGAAGCTGCTGGCCGCCTACGGGGTCACGCCCCAGGCCGTGGCCGCCGCCGCGAAGAGCGCGCTCTGATGGCCACCGAGACGTTCAAGGCCAGCCGCTGGACCGGAGGCAACCACCTGTTCACGACGGTCATCGAAGTCACGGATGCCGCCGTCGTCCGCCGCAAGCGATCCTGGTTCACCGTGAACGAGATCAGCATCCACCTGTCCAAGGTCGCCAGCGTGCGCATCGACACGGGCCTCTTCTGGGCCGACATCCTGGTGGAAAGCACCGGTGGCAGCGATCCCCTCACCAGCCACGGCCACCGCAAGGCCGATGCCCGTCGCATCAAGGAACTCATCGAGGCGGCCCAGAGCCGGGGCATGAGGTAGCAGCCGTGAGGCCTGGGCGGACCCAGCTGGCGCCGGGCACGGAAGTCGGCCGCTTCCAGGTGCGCTCCCTCCTGGGCCAGGGCGGCATGGGGGCCGTCTACCTGGCCTGGGATCCGGTGCTGGAGCGCAAGGTCGCCCTCAAGGCCATCCGCCTGGGCCAGGCTGGAGAGGTGGCCAGTACCGCCAGGTTCCGCCGGGAGGCCATGGCCCTGGCCCAGCTCAATCACCGGAACGTCTGCCAGGTCCATGACTGGGTGGAGGCCGGCGGCAGCGCCTACATCGCCATGGAGTTCATCGAGGGTGAGACCCTCTCCGCCCGGGCCCCCACGATGGACCTCCGGCAGAAGCTCGAGGCCCTGCGGTCCATCGCCCATGCCCTGGAAGCCGCCCACGCGAAGGGGATCGTCCACCGGGACCTGAAACCGAGCAACGTGATGCTGGATGCCGGCGGCGAGGTCAAGGTGCTGGACTTCGGCCTGGCCCGCCTCGTGGACGCCACGCCCGACCCGGGCGAGACCTCCACGGACAACGTCCCGAACCTCTCCGGCATCGCCGCCCAGGTCGAGGGGGGTTTCACGCAGGCGGAGACCGCCGCGTTCCGCGCGGAGGAGAAGACCAGCCTGGGGTCTGCGCCGGGCTCCTCATCACAGCCGTCGAGCTGGGGGGAGATGACCGAGGTCGGCACCTTCATGGGCAGCCCCACCTACGCCTCGCCCGAGCAGATGCGGGGCAAGCGGGTGGGCCCTCCCAGCGATGTCTTCTCGCTGGGCGTGGTGGCCTGGGAACTGCTCCTGGGTGACCAGCCCTTCCCGGGCGAGGGGCAGGCGAGGATGGCCGCGACCATCGAAGGAGAGCTCAAGCCGCTGCGGGGCCACAAGCTCCCCCGGCGCCTGGCAGGCCTCCTGCGGGCCATGCTGCATAAGAAGGCGGACCAGCGCCCCACCAGCCAACAGGTGGCGGAGGTCCTGTCGCGTCAGCTGGCCAGCACCCCCGCCGCCTGGTGGGCCGTGGCCGCCCTCACAGGCGTCATCCTGGTGGCCGGTCCCGGCTACTACCTCTTCGGGCGGAGCATCATCGCCGACCTGGGCCGGGAACAGCCGCCCCGGATGGCGGTCATGCCCATCCGGAACCTGACGGGGGATCCAAGCCTCGATGCCCTGGTGGGCGTGGGCATGACCGAGCTGCTCTCCATGGCCCTGAACGGGTCCCAGCGCATGGCCGTGGTGGAACCCGAAGCGGTGAGCCGGGCCATCAGCGGCCTGCGGATGAACCCTTCTGAGGCACTGGAACCCACTGGCCAGGCCCGAATCGCCTCGGCCCTGGGTGCCCGCCTCCTCCTGCGGGGGACGCTGAGCCAGGATGCCTCGGGCCCGGCCCACGTGCTCAGCTACGAGCTGGTGGACCAGAGCGGGCGGACCCGGTTCACCGGCGTCGCGAGAGCCTCCCGCCAGGCGAACTTCGCCCCCTACGCCCTGGTGGATCCCGCCGCCCACGACCTGCTCCGCAAGGTGGATCCACTCCGCTCGAGCGCCACCCAGAACCTGCCGATCCCGCCCGGGGTCTTCGCCACCTATGCCAACGGGAAGGCCCTCTTCCTCAAGGGCGACTTCAAGGGCAGCGAGCCCTTCCTGCGGGATGCGGCCATGCAGGCGCCGGCCTTCTCCAGCGCCGTCTCGGGCTATGCCGCCTGCCTCCGCCGCCTGGGCCGCGAGCAGGCTCCGGCGGTGGCGAACTGGGCCCTGATGTCGGCCCGGGCCACCGGCGACCGCTGGGCGGAAGGACGCGCCCTGGGCCTGAAGGCCTACCTGGCCAAGGACCTGGGCCAGCTGGACGAGGCCCAACGGCTGCGGGAGGCCGCCTTGGTGCTGGCCCAGTCCATCGGGGACCGGGACGGCGAGACCATTTCCTTCAACCACCTCGGGCTCATCGCCGCCGAGCGGGGCCGGAACGAGGATGCCAACCGGTTCTACGAGCGCTCCCTGGCCCTCAGTCAGCAGACGGGCGACCAGGTCTACCTGTCCCTGGCGCAGAACAATCTGGCCAACCTCGCCCTGAAGCGGGGCGATCTGGGTGCGGCCGAAGCCCTGTACCGGACCAACCTGAAGCTGCAACAGGGCCTGGGCAACCGCTCGGGCGAGGCCCTGGCCCTGAACAACCTCGGCGTGGTCGCCCTCATGACGCGGGACCTGCCGGGCGCCGAGGGCCTGCTGACCCGGGCCCTGACCCTCCGCGCCGCCCTGGGCGACAAGGGCGGCCAGGTCTCCTGCCTCCGCAACCTGGGGATCCTCGCCACCATGAAGGGCCAGATCCCGGAGGCCGCCGACTTCCACCTGCGGGCCATGGACCTGGCCAAGGCCGCTGGTCTCCGGACCGTGGAGGCCGAATGCCAGTTCTACGCCGCGGACCTGGACCGGCTCCGGCAGCGGTTCAAGGAGGCCCGGGAGGGCTTCCACAGGGTCCTCGCGCTGCTTCCCGAGGGCGTGACCC contains these protein-coding regions:
- the hrpB gene encoding ATP-dependent helicase HrpB; the protein is MRLSLPIDPLLPRLVESLRRRPNLVLQADPGAGKTTRVPPALLESGLLGEGECWILEPRRLAARLAATRVADELGELLGQRAGYAVRFEQKVSKATRLRFVTEGLLLRRLHGDPGLRGISAVVLDEFHERHLHTDLAITLLRRLQQETRPDLKLLVMSATLDAGPVAAYLDAPVMKSEGRVFPVDTAFLPRPDDRPVEQQVAEALDRLYGEGLRAHTLVFLPGAAEIRACLKGCEAVAGRRGLSLRPLHGELSPEAQAHALEVTDTPKIILSTNVAESSVTLDGIGAVVDSGLGREASHSPWSGLSGLRTVRISQARCVQRTGRAGRTGPGRCLRLYTEADFGARPAFDIPELQRSDLAEPLLALHGMGIGHPEALDWFEAPPATSIGAAEILLTRLGALEDGALSPVGRRMADLPLHSRLARLAVAGEDLGIPQLALRAAALLETGSLSARQGLDRAPVKTGHGADSDLLLRLDQFEEAEAAGFGAGACRAAGLDVAAVQRARRAVQSLTRLLPSPVEPADAESRLLKALLLAYPDRVGQLSANGTCAFAGGGGAKLDPASRVRRPGLILALEAEAVKQGTGGQTLIRQASRCEADWLLEAFPERLEDIDDVVFHASAGRVERRTEIRYDGLSIDVSRGPADPADPRVADLLAQALADRPLDEVPARMLARLAFLRRHRPELELPEDLRLPLLAGACRGRSTLREVQDVDWSAALRQAFPADTLRLLDAWAPEAIQLPKGRPTKVHYEDDPPWIASRLQDFWGLKKSPAVAGGAVPLVLHLLAPNMRAVQVTTDLAGFWQRVYQELRPGLSRRYPKHHWPE
- a CDS encoding transketolase family protein, giving the protein MAGMETAGVGGKVGGVMDSLRDAYGDTLVELGNEGANIIVFDADLAGSTRTSKFAKAFPERFFNMGAAEQGMVAAAAGAATTGVVPFLSTFAMFATGRAYEFVRQAVGVGHQNVKIVATHAGLTVGEDGGTHQCLEDLALMRMIPGMTIISPADAIETKQAIRFAYAHQGPVYVRLTRDKFPRIHGSDYRFEAGKAVVMRPGKDVLLVGCGLGTSICLEAAELLAVDGIEATVLHTPTIKPFDRETLIALAKTHRAVVTCEEHQAHGGLGGIVAEILSEAHPMPVHRVGVQDQFGQSGKPEKLLAAYGVTPQAVAAAAKSAL
- a CDS encoding PH domain-containing protein, which codes for MATETFKASRWTGGNHLFTTVIEVTDAAVVRRKRSWFTVNEISIHLSKVASVRIDTGLFWADILVESTGGSDPLTSHGHRKADARRIKELIEAAQSRGMR
- a CDS encoding serine/threonine-protein kinase, which produces MRPGRTQLAPGTEVGRFQVRSLLGQGGMGAVYLAWDPVLERKVALKAIRLGQAGEVASTARFRREAMALAQLNHRNVCQVHDWVEAGGSAYIAMEFIEGETLSARAPTMDLRQKLEALRSIAHALEAAHAKGIVHRDLKPSNVMLDAGGEVKVLDFGLARLVDATPDPGETSTDNVPNLSGIAAQVEGGFTQAETAAFRAEEKTSLGSAPGSSSQPSSWGEMTEVGTFMGSPTYASPEQMRGKRVGPPSDVFSLGVVAWELLLGDQPFPGEGQARMAATIEGELKPLRGHKLPRRLAGLLRAMLHKKADQRPTSQQVAEVLSRQLASTPAAWWAVAALTGVILVAGPGYYLFGRSIIADLGREQPPRMAVMPIRNLTGDPSLDALVGVGMTELLSMALNGSQRMAVVEPEAVSRAISGLRMNPSEALEPTGQARIASALGARLLLRGTLSQDASGPAHVLSYELVDQSGRTRFTGVARASRQANFAPYALVDPAAHDLLRKVDPLRSSATQNLPIPPGVFATYANGKALFLKGDFKGSEPFLRDAAMQAPAFSSAVSGYAACLRRLGREQAPAVANWALMSARATGDRWAEGRALGLKAYLAKDLGQLDEAQRLREAALVLAQSIGDRDGETISFNHLGLIAAERGRNEDANRFYERSLALSQQTGDQVYLSLAQNNLANLALKRGDLGAAEALYRTNLKLQQGLGNRSGEALALNNLGVVALMTRDLPGAEGLLTRALTLRAALGDKGGQVSCLRNLGILATMKGQIPEAADFHLRAMDLAKAAGLRTVEAECQFYAADLDRLRQRFKEAREGFHRVLALLPEGVTPEVRVNAQAALAECLVRMPRPDAKEAAKILASLPPGESDTPYVYRSRAWFAFKAGQRETALSELGKGMADPRRQAPELRAELDQTRAHFLGNSGR